One genomic region from Ptychodera flava strain L36383 chromosome 14, AS_Pfla_20210202, whole genome shotgun sequence encodes:
- the LOC139150371 gene encoding uncharacterized protein has translation MLQGGRSVMSTIFGRIPNGPKKTQVEERMPRKGLNVMKQGRGPFSLVNVNAQGNAEKKKTFAKSARPFLIPVPQNAGPHVQQKSPKIQDHEMVSVESLEKQTLAQYDKLIDKFSQLKLDGDRCSIDEFTEYADDVHQYLKKMELKCILSEDFLSKENDITENIRAILLDWLIQVQCCLHLQDETLHLTVALLDRFLSISSVHLEKLQLLGITCLLLASKVEERYPPDVNTLLYLTDYSYSKKAVLQMEMIILRTLCFDFCLPTSVSFYHLYVNSTAFQLNDCKTQLVIDLGKYLMDLGILSTRVLPFPPSKRAAAALALAMKIVMTGDKAKYSTWTSQLACTTGFTKENLVPCMRILASLLVKAPRAKQTATWRKYGSVSKYGGLSQLPMLTKSPAVQQLLKM, from the exons ATGTTACAAGGTGGCAGATCAGTTATGTCAACGATCTTTGGTCGGATCCCTAATGGTCCGAAGAAGACACAGGTTGAAGAACGCATGCCGCGGAAAGGACTAAATGTGATGAAGCAG GGACGTGGACCTTTCTCGCTCGTCAACGTAAATGCCCAAGGCAATGCAGAGAAGAAGAAAACGTTCGCCAAAAGTGCAAGACCTTTTCTGATTCCAGTTCCTCAAAATGCCGGCCCACATGTTCAACAGAAATCGCCAA AAATTCAAGATCATGAAATGGTTTCTGTAGAGTCACTTGAAAAACAAACTCTGGCACAGTACGATAAACTTATTGACAAGTTTTCTCAGCTCAAACTGGACGGCGACCGGTGCAGTATCGACGAGTTTACAGAGTATGCAGACGATGTTCATCAGTATCTTAAG AAAATGGAGCTGAAATGTATCCTTTCGGAAGATTTCTTGTCCAAAGAAAATGACATCACGGAGAATATTAGGGCAATTCTTCTTGATTGGTTGATACAGGTACAG tgttgtctACATTTACAAGATGAAACTCTACATTTAACAGTCGCCTTGTTAGACCGCTTTCTCAGCATTTCATCTGTACATCTCGAAAAACTGCAACTACTTGGTATCACGTGTCTTCTGCTTGCATCGAAAGTCGAAGAGAGGTACCCTCCTGAT GTAAACACGCTCCTTTACTTGACTGACTATTCGTACAGCAAGAAAGCAGTATTACAGATGGAAATGATCATCCTAAGGACCTTGTGCTTTGACTTTTGCCTTCCAACCAGTGTCAGTTTCTACCATCTATACGTGAACTCGACAGCTTTTCAACTGAACGATTGCAAGACACAG CTTGTCATTGACCTCGGAAAGTATCTGATGGATCTCGGTATACTCTCTACAAGAGTCCTTCCGTTCCCTCCTTCCAAACGTGCTGCAGCAGCCCTTGCACTGGCCATGAAAATCGTCATGACAGGTGATAAAGCCAAATACTCTACTTGGACATCTCAATTGGCATGCACTACTGGCTTCACAAAAGAAAACCTAGTTCCATGTATGAGGATATTGGCATCCTTGCTTGTCAAAGCACCACGTGCCAAACAAACG GCTACCTGGAGAAAATACGGCAGCGTCTCGAAATATGGAGGTCTGAGCCAACTTCCCATGCTCACCAAGTCTCCTGCAGTCCAACAACTACTGAAGATGTAA